A DNA window from Sphingomonas profundi contains the following coding sequences:
- a CDS encoding nuclear transport factor 2 family protein has product MAFTGPAEDRLAIRELVAAYGDAVCRNDAADWGALWAEDAVWSLPEIPGMERIEGRDVIVSTWVEAMKDFPFQVNIQTPGDIRVDGEAATGHTYTSELVHDKEGKRQRWTGLYTDAYVKRGGQWLFASRSFRILDIGVA; this is encoded by the coding sequence ATGGCCTTCACCGGGCCGGCGGAGGACCGGCTGGCGATCCGCGAGCTCGTCGCCGCCTATGGCGATGCGGTGTGCCGCAACGACGCGGCCGACTGGGGCGCGCTGTGGGCCGAGGATGCGGTGTGGAGCCTGCCGGAGATCCCCGGCATGGAGCGGATCGAGGGGCGCGACGTGATCGTCTCCACGTGGGTGGAGGCGATGAAGGACTTTCCGTTCCAGGTGAATATCCAGACGCCGGGTGACATCCGCGTGGATGGCGAGGCGGCGACCGGACACACCTACACGTCCGAGCTCGTCCACGACAAGGAGGGCAAGCGCCAGCGGTGGACGGGCCTCTACACCGACGCCTATGTGAAGCGCGGCGGGCAGTGGCTGTTCGCCAGCCGCAGCTTCAGGATCCTCGATATCGGCGTCGCGTGA
- a CDS encoding dodecin, which yields MSSNIYKVVEIVGSSPESIDAAIRNAIARASQTIHHIGWFEVVETRGHVEGGAVAHFQVTLKVGFTLDEAG from the coding sequence ATGTCCAGCAACATCTACAAGGTCGTCGAGATCGTCGGCAGCTCGCCCGAGAGCATCGACGCGGCCATCCGCAACGCCATCGCACGCGCGAGCCAGACGATCCACCACATCGGCTGGTTCGAAGTGGTGGAGACGCGCGGCCATGTCGAGGGCGGCGCCGTCGCCCACTTCCAGGTCACGCTGAAGGTCGGCTTCACGCTGGATGAAGCCGGCTGA
- a CDS encoding demethoxyubiquinone hydroxylase family protein — protein sequence MPESPPLTIPPSQAARDAMLRVDQAGEYGATRIYAGQLAVMGDHTPAARAIAGMAAQEERHRTFLDAMLVERRVRPTLLQPLWNVAGFALGAATALMGPKAAMACTAAVETEIDRHYADQLAELGTSDPALSAAITEFQAEEVEHRDLALAAGAEEAIAYPLLAGAIRLGCRAAIALSSRV from the coding sequence ATGCCTGAATCCCCGCCGCTGACGATCCCGCCCTCGCAGGCCGCGCGCGATGCGATGCTGCGCGTCGATCAGGCCGGCGAATATGGCGCCACCCGCATCTATGCCGGCCAGTTGGCGGTGATGGGCGATCACACGCCCGCCGCCCGCGCCATCGCCGGCATGGCCGCGCAGGAGGAGCGCCACCGCACCTTCCTCGATGCGATGCTCGTCGAGCGGCGGGTGCGCCCCACCCTGCTCCAGCCGCTGTGGAACGTCGCCGGCTTCGCGCTGGGCGCCGCCACCGCGCTGATGGGGCCGAAGGCGGCGATGGCCTGCACCGCCGCCGTGGAGACGGAGATCGACCGCCACTATGCCGATCAGCTGGCCGAACTCGGCACCAGCGATCCGGCCCTGTCGGCGGCCATCACCGAGTTCCAGGCCGAGGAGGTGGAGCATCGCGATCTGGCGCTGGCCGCCGGCGCGGAGGAGGCGATCGCCTATCCGCTGCTGGCGGGCGCGATCCGGCTCGGCTGCCGCGCGGCGATCGCGCTTTCCAGCCGGGTGTGA
- a CDS encoding disulfide bond formation protein B, giving the protein MTNLAKARLLALLLPAALMAGALGSQYLGGLYPCEMCHWQRWPHYAAIVLALAAFATAPGRVSRPLVLLAAVCILASGAIGAFHAGVEYGWWEGLTQCSLMPGKGSGDILADIMAKPLIRCDVAQWTLLGISLAGWNALFSLAGGAAILALCLNPRR; this is encoded by the coding sequence ATGACCAACCTCGCCAAGGCCCGTCTGCTCGCTCTGCTGCTGCCCGCCGCGCTGATGGCGGGGGCGCTCGGCTCGCAATATCTCGGCGGGCTCTATCCGTGCGAGATGTGCCACTGGCAGCGGTGGCCGCATTATGCCGCGATCGTCCTCGCCCTCGCCGCCTTCGCCACGGCGCCCGGCCGAGTGAGCCGGCCGCTCGTGCTGCTCGCCGCTGTCTGCATCCTCGCCTCGGGTGCGATCGGCGCGTTCCACGCCGGCGTGGAATATGGCTGGTGGGAGGGGCTCACCCAGTGCAGCCTGATGCCGGGCAAGGGCAGCGGCGACATCCTGGCGGACATCATGGCCAAGCCGCTGATCCGCTGCGACGTCGCGCAGTGGACGCTGCTCGGCATTTCGCTCGCCGGGTGGAATGCGCTCTTTTCACTGGCCGGCGGAGCGGCGATACTGGCGCTATGCCTGAATCCCCGCCGCTGA
- a CDS encoding S41 family peptidase, which translates to MARFLLRSALLVGAVALVPAVSTSMAAGDVQTYRDLDQFMSVFERVRSEYVDKVDDKTLIKGAIDGMLASLDPHSSYLDARDFTNLKTQTDGAYGGLGLTVSLEDGAVKIITPTEDTPAFRAGLKAGDFITHLDGALIYGGTLDEAVDKMRGPAGSSVRLTIVRPGRDKPFDVTLKREIIQLKPVKWEVKDRVGIININTFNKNTGEAVRAALAGIDKAVGGQPLGYVVDLRSNPGGLLDQAIEVGDAFLDRGEIVSQRGREKKDIERYYARPGDLSHGLPMVVLVDAGSASAAEIVAGALQDQKRAIVMGEKSFGKGSVQTLLPLTDDTALRLTTARYYTPSGRSVQEGGIMPDILVPQISDADYKDRPRLREADLRRHLINEAKVDDSVLEDDTKPDPRFAATADALKKQGVEDFQLDYALKTIRRLSPTPPAKVASK; encoded by the coding sequence ATGGCTCGTTTCCTGTTGCGTTCCGCCCTCCTCGTCGGCGCCGTCGCCCTCGTTCCCGCCGTCAGCACCTCGATGGCGGCCGGCGACGTGCAGACCTATCGCGATCTCGACCAGTTCATGTCCGTGTTCGAGCGGGTCCGCTCCGAATATGTCGACAAGGTGGACGACAAGACGCTCATCAAGGGCGCGATCGACGGCATGCTCGCTAGCCTCGATCCGCACAGCAGCTATCTCGACGCGCGCGACTTCACGAACCTCAAGACGCAGACCGACGGCGCCTATGGCGGCCTGGGCCTCACCGTCAGCCTGGAGGATGGCGCGGTGAAGATCATCACGCCGACCGAGGACACGCCCGCCTTCCGCGCCGGCCTGAAGGCCGGGGACTTTATCACCCATCTCGACGGCGCGCTGATCTACGGCGGCACGCTGGACGAGGCGGTGGACAAGATGCGCGGCCCGGCGGGCTCCTCCGTGCGCCTCACCATCGTCCGCCCCGGCCGCGACAAGCCGTTTGACGTGACCCTGAAGCGCGAGATCATCCAGCTGAAGCCGGTGAAGTGGGAGGTCAAGGACCGCGTCGGCATCATCAACATCAACACGTTCAACAAGAATACCGGCGAGGCGGTGCGCGCCGCCCTGGCCGGCATCGACAAGGCGGTCGGCGGCCAGCCGCTCGGCTATGTCGTCGATCTGCGGTCCAACCCCGGCGGCCTGCTCGATCAGGCGATCGAGGTGGGCGACGCCTTCCTCGATCGCGGCGAGATCGTCTCCCAGCGCGGCCGTGAGAAGAAGGATATCGAGCGTTATTATGCCCGCCCCGGCGATCTCAGCCACGGCCTGCCGATGGTCGTGCTCGTCGATGCCGGCTCCGCCTCCGCCGCCGAGATCGTGGCGGGCGCGCTGCAGGATCAGAAGCGCGCGATCGTGATGGGCGAGAAGAGCTTCGGCAAGGGATCGGTGCAGACGCTGCTGCCGCTGACCGACGATACCGCGCTGCGCCTCACCACCGCGCGCTACTACACGCCGTCCGGCCGGTCGGTGCAGGAGGGCGGGATCATGCCCGACATCCTCGTGCCGCAGATCAGCGACGCCGACTATAAGGATCGCCCGCGCCTGCGCGAAGCCGATCTTCGCCGCCACCTGATCAACGAGGCCAAGGTGGACGACAGCGTGCTGGAGGACGACACCAAGCCCGATCCCCGCTTCGCCGCCACCGCCGATGCGCTGAAGAAGCAGGGCGTCGAGGATTTCCAGCTCGACTACGCCCTCAAGACGATCCGCCGCCTCAGCCCCACGCCGCCCGCCAAGGTGGCGAGCAAGTAG
- a CDS encoding murein hydrolase activator EnvC family protein, whose protein sequence is MPVSAPVRLASAAATIERGRLARIVRDRLAARAGVALLALLAAPLAAQTLGAEADALARAKREAVQAQRRSAALEVQAARAADEAARARARAAAVASRILAAEADITAAEARIRIVARLRERQRARLAAKQGPIVGLAAGLQTMARRPPALALVQRGSIADLVHLRAILAGQMPLVRARTAALRQDVDEGIRLQAQADRAAATLRAGQARLRAERTALARLEADRRGRAQTYTDSAMLEEDRATALGEQARDIVDLMGRIGEQAEVARRLASLPGPLPRPPIPGLAAAPAADALGAAPNRLRYRLPVVGKVVTGLGEVSEAGVRARGLTLAARPGAQVVAPAGGRIAYAGPFRNYGGIVIIDHGGGWTSLVTNLAQLSVKVGDLVDLAGPIGRAAGARPQVTVELRRGGRPVDITPLVAAG, encoded by the coding sequence ATGCCGGTCTCAGCGCCCGTCCGCCTTGCCTCCGCCGCCGCGACGATCGAACGCGGCCGCCTCGCCCGCATCGTTCGCGATCGGCTGGCCGCCCGCGCCGGGGTGGCGCTGCTGGCGCTGCTCGCCGCGCCGCTGGCCGCGCAGACGCTCGGCGCGGAGGCGGACGCCCTCGCCCGCGCCAAGCGGGAGGCGGTGCAGGCGCAGCGGCGCTCCGCCGCGCTGGAGGTGCAGGCGGCCCGCGCCGCCGACGAGGCCGCCCGCGCCCGCGCCCGCGCCGCCGCCGTCGCCAGCCGCATCCTGGCGGCGGAGGCGGACATCACCGCGGCAGAGGCGCGCATCCGCATCGTCGCCCGCCTGCGGGAGCGGCAGCGCGCCCGCCTGGCCGCGAAGCAGGGGCCGATCGTCGGCCTCGCCGCCGGGTTGCAGACGATGGCGCGGCGGCCGCCGGCGCTGGCGCTCGTGCAGCGCGGCTCGATCGCCGATCTCGTCCACCTGCGCGCGATCCTCGCCGGGCAGATGCCGCTGGTGCGGGCGCGCACGGCGGCGCTGCGGCAGGATGTCGACGAGGGCATCCGCCTGCAGGCGCAGGCCGATCGCGCCGCCGCCACGCTGCGCGCCGGCCAGGCCCGGCTGCGGGCCGAGCGGACCGCCCTCGCCCGGCTGGAAGCCGACCGGCGCGGCCGCGCCCAGACCTATACGGACAGCGCCATGCTGGAGGAGGATCGCGCGACCGCGCTCGGCGAGCAGGCGCGCGACATCGTCGACCTGATGGGCCGCATCGGCGAGCAGGCGGAGGTGGCGCGGCGGCTGGCGAGCCTGCCGGGGCCGCTGCCGCGCCCGCCTATTCCCGGCCTCGCCGCCGCACCCGCGGCCGATGCGCTGGGCGCGGCGCCAAACCGGCTGCGCTACCGCCTGCCCGTGGTCGGCAAGGTGGTGACAGGCCTGGGCGAGGTATCGGAGGCGGGCGTCCGCGCGCGCGGCCTCACCCTTGCGGCGCGGCCGGGCGCGCAGGTGGTGGCGCCGGCCGGCGGCCGCATCGCCTATGCCGGCCCGTTCCGCAACTATGGCGGCATCGTCATCATCGATCATGGCGGCGGCTGGACCAGCCTCGTCACCAACCTCGCGCAGCTGAGCGTCAAGGTCGGCGATCTGGTCGATCTCGCCGGTCCGATCGGGCGCGCCGCCGGCGCCCGCCCGCAGGTGACGGTGGAGCTGCGCCGCGGCGGCCGGCCGGTAGACATCACCCCGCTCGTCGCGGCGGGCTGA
- a CDS encoding 23S rRNA (pseudouridine(1915)-N(3))-methyltransferase RlmH: MLLHIVARGRIGRSPEGELVDRYLKRIGWPTRVTELPDRGGRMPALEPATVLVAMDEKGEQLGSVAFAERLGRWRDDGRREARFLIGAADGLEPAERGAAALLFAFGAATWPHMLARAMLAEQLWRATSILAGHPYHREG; this comes from the coding sequence GTGCTGCTCCACATCGTGGCGCGCGGCAGGATCGGCCGCAGCCCCGAAGGCGAGCTCGTCGATCGCTACCTGAAGCGGATCGGCTGGCCGACGCGCGTCACCGAACTGCCCGATCGCGGCGGCCGGATGCCGGCGCTGGAGCCGGCCACGGTGCTGGTGGCGATGGACGAGAAGGGCGAGCAGCTCGGCTCAGTCGCCTTCGCCGAGCGGCTGGGCCGCTGGCGCGACGATGGCCGGCGCGAGGCCCGCTTCCTGATCGGCGCGGCGGACGGGCTGGAGCCGGCCGAGCGCGGCGCCGCCGCCCTGTTGTTCGCGTTCGGCGCCGCTACCTGGCCGCACATGCTGGCCCGCGCCATGCTGGCCGAGCAATTGTGGCGCGCCACCAGCATCCTCGCCGGCCACCCCTATCATCGCGAGGGGTGA
- the rsfS gene encoding ribosome silencing factor: MPASTAAVHGLADAPANDTLLRIVLGSLDDDQAVDTISIPLAGKSSIADYMVIASGRSTRQVASMAHKLADRIKAETGQPVRTEGLPTADWVLVDAGDIIVHLFRPEVRSFYNLERMWAFGEAPATAPSPTLAEDAPDPRTPDDGAADDLDDDD; the protein is encoded by the coding sequence TTGCCCGCTTCCACCGCCGCCGTTCACGGCCTCGCCGATGCCCCCGCCAACGATACGCTGCTGCGGATCGTGCTCGGCTCGCTCGACGACGATCAGGCCGTCGATACGATCAGCATCCCGCTCGCCGGCAAGAGCAGCATCGCCGACTATATGGTGATCGCCAGCGGCCGCTCCACCCGGCAGGTCGCGTCGATGGCGCACAAGCTGGCGGATCGGATCAAGGCCGAGACAGGCCAGCCGGTCCGCACCGAAGGCCTGCCGACGGCGGATTGGGTGCTGGTGGATGCCGGCGACATCATCGTCCACCTGTTCCGGCCGGAAGTGCGCAGCTTCTACAATCTGGAGCGGATGTGGGCCTTCGGCGAGGCGCCGGCCACCGCCCCGTCACCCACGCTCGCCGAGGATGCGCCCGATCCCCGCACGCCGGACGACGGCGCGGCCGACGATCTCGACGACGACGATTGA
- a CDS encoding nicotinate-nucleotide adenylyltransferase — protein MKRVGLLGGSFNPAHGGHRRISLAAIDALGLDEVWWLVSPGNPLKPAEGMAPLAARLASARAMARRAPIRPTAIERRLGTRFTVDTLVRLVRLYPDRRFIWLMGADNLAQFPLWRQWRRIARTVPIAVIARPGYDDRARAGLAMGWLGRFVHPPGRSREWTSWRPPALVLLRFRPDPTSATRLRASHPRWHLSLGTPAPRDAVTRRLIL, from the coding sequence ATGAAGCGGGTCGGTCTGCTCGGCGGATCGTTCAACCCGGCGCATGGCGGCCATCGCCGCATCAGCCTGGCCGCCATCGATGCGCTGGGGCTGGACGAGGTCTGGTGGCTGGTCTCGCCGGGCAATCCGCTGAAGCCGGCGGAGGGCATGGCGCCGCTCGCCGCGCGGCTCGCCTCGGCGCGGGCGATGGCGCGGCGGGCGCCGATCCGGCCCACCGCAATCGAGCGGCGACTCGGCACCCGCTTCACCGTGGACACGCTGGTCCGGCTCGTCCGGCTCTATCCGGACAGGCGCTTCATCTGGCTGATGGGTGCGGACAATCTGGCCCAGTTTCCCCTCTGGCGGCAGTGGCGCAGGATCGCCCGGACGGTTCCGATTGCCGTGATCGCCCGGCCGGGCTATGATGATCGGGCTCGCGCCGGTCTGGCGATGGGCTGGCTCGGGCGGTTCGTCCATCCGCCGGGTCGATCGCGTGAGTGGACGTCATGGAGACCGCCGGCGCTCGTGCTGCTGCGCTTCCGCCCCGATCCCACTTCCGCCACCCGCCTGCGGGCGAGTCATCCCCGCTGGCATCTCTCCCTCGGCACGCCCGCCCCGCGTGACGCCGTCACGCGCCGTCTCATCCTCTAG
- a CDS encoding type II toxin-antitoxin system RelE/ParE family toxin, which translates to MRAIEWTRPARDDLAEIDAYWWAIDQAVADGLLASIEDAAEILRDAPRVGRTIDADTRKWSVRGTSYLLLYRHRDDRIEILRVQHASRNWSPAP; encoded by the coding sequence GTGAGGGCGATCGAATGGACACGCCCGGCGCGCGATGACCTCGCCGAGATCGACGCCTATTGGTGGGCGATCGACCAGGCCGTGGCGGACGGCTTGCTCGCAAGCATCGAGGACGCGGCCGAAATCCTGAGGGATGCACCGCGTGTCGGCCGCACCATCGACGCCGATACGCGCAAATGGAGCGTGCGCGGCACATCCTACCTGCTGCTCTATCGGCACCGGGACGATCGTATAGAGATCCTTCGCGTGCAGCATGCCAGCCGCAACTGGTCTCCAGCGCCATGA
- a CDS encoding CopG family ribbon-helix-helix protein has product MTKSAIITARVDAETLALVDRIAKSQGRSRAWFAAQAIERAAEQETAYLAFVQEGIDAADRGELIPHEEVFREIRARRSRCAER; this is encoded by the coding sequence ATGACAAAGTCAGCCATCATCACTGCCCGGGTCGATGCGGAGACGCTCGCTCTGGTCGATCGCATTGCCAAGTCGCAAGGCAGATCGCGCGCGTGGTTCGCCGCGCAGGCGATCGAGCGCGCGGCAGAGCAGGAAACCGCCTATCTGGCCTTCGTGCAGGAGGGAATCGACGCGGCCGATCGCGGTGAACTCATTCCGCATGAGGAGGTATTCCGCGAGATCCGCGCGCGTCGGAGCCGATGCGCTGAGCGGTGA
- a CDS encoding glutamate-5-semialdehyde dehydrogenase translates to MTDTTILDRPLDATALIADMGARARAAARILAAAPTADKARALRAAAARVRAAAPVILAANDGDVAAGEANGLSPAMLDRLRLDPQRLAGIAAALEDVAALPDPVGRTIDEAVRPNGLKLARVRVPLGVIGIIYESRPNVTADAGALALMSGNAVILRGGSEAIHTSRAIHAAMLAGLADAGLPADAIQLVRVTDRAAVGAMLRAEGLIDIMIPRGGKSLVARVQAEARVPVLAHLDGINHLYIDAAADPAKATALAVNAKMRRTGVCGATETLLLDRAYPEPAPILAALIDAGCELRGDAAARALDPRVLPASAEDWDTEYLDAICAVAFVDGAAGAMAHIAAHASHHTDAIVTEDAATAERFLAGVDSAIVMWNASTQFADGGEFGLGAEIGISTGRLHARGPVALEGLTTYKWLVRGTGQTRP, encoded by the coding sequence ATGACCGACACGACCATCCTCGACCGCCCGCTGGACGCGACCGCGCTGATCGCGGACATGGGCGCCCGCGCCCGCGCCGCCGCCCGCATCCTCGCCGCCGCGCCCACGGCCGACAAGGCGCGGGCGCTCCGCGCCGCCGCCGCCCGCGTCCGCGCCGCCGCGCCCGTGATCCTCGCCGCCAATGACGGTGACGTCGCCGCGGGCGAGGCGAACGGCCTCTCGCCGGCAATGCTCGATCGCCTGCGCCTCGATCCGCAGCGCCTCGCCGGCATCGCCGCCGCGCTGGAGGATGTCGCCGCGCTGCCCGATCCCGTCGGCCGCACGATCGACGAGGCGGTGCGGCCGAATGGTCTGAAGCTCGCCCGCGTGCGCGTGCCGCTGGGCGTGATCGGCATCATCTACGAGAGCCGGCCCAACGTCACCGCCGATGCCGGCGCGCTGGCGCTCATGTCGGGCAATGCGGTGATCCTGCGCGGCGGGTCGGAGGCGATTCACACCTCGCGCGCGATCCACGCGGCGATGCTGGCGGGGCTCGCCGATGCCGGCCTGCCGGCGGATGCGATCCAGCTGGTGCGCGTCACCGATCGCGCGGCGGTGGGCGCCATGCTGCGCGCCGAGGGGCTGATCGACATCATGATCCCGCGCGGCGGCAAGTCGCTGGTGGCCCGCGTGCAGGCGGAGGCGCGGGTGCCGGTGCTCGCCCATCTCGACGGCATCAACCACCTCTACATCGATGCCGCCGCCGATCCGGCGAAGGCGACGGCGCTGGCGGTGAACGCCAAGATGCGCCGCACCGGCGTCTGCGGCGCGACCGAGACGCTGCTGCTCGACCGGGCCTATCCGGAGCCGGCGCCGATCCTGGCTGCCCTGATCGATGCCGGTTGCGAGCTGCGCGGCGATGCCGCCGCCCGCGCGCTCGATCCGCGCGTGCTGCCGGCCAGCGCCGAAGATTGGGACACCGAATATCTCGACGCGATCTGCGCCGTGGCCTTCGTGGACGGTGCCGCCGGCGCGATGGCGCACATCGCCGCCCACGCCTCGCACCACACCGACGCGATCGTCACCGAGGATGCCGCCACCGCCGAGCGGTTCCTCGCCGGGGTAGATTCGGCGATCGTCATGTGGAACGCCTCCACCCAGTTCGCTGATGGCGGCGAGTTCGGCCTCGGCGCGGAGATCGGCATCTCCACGGGCCGCCTGCACGCGCGCGGGCCGGTGGCGCTGGAGGGGCTCACCACCTACAAATGGCTGGTGCGCGGCACCGGCCAGACACGGCCTTGA
- a CDS encoding tetratricopeptide repeat protein, which translates to MTQNEVSSPASLIATAVRLRDRGNIGGALTLFRQVDLGVFATVRADLARTYIIAGEEQLARAVLVEGAGDAAHQPNALEYCILCRDVGLYDEEQRILEALIAAEPDNLEALYRLAYLLARKRYDVEAIAILDRLTAIGYHGGDGAFALAILYLAREQWQAAAAHFAVAYGQQAGSAADPGVRDAYAQSHANPNRFAAFEMVYAAFRDDYFPLLVGVKFTAAEARSYDISITRAWNSLRSREAAAALIARDRAANGRSATNCCLSAHEAWLGGDRLLADREYQAAKALYHLHGVIPFHSNCGSMVWLPENDLFAAILTGSARSEEGGAEFFWPARPTGKNPITFLVACDAGYFSFFPSFLESIIHLQNEFEGARQLHVHCHVVDATDEQVALLRQLQEASRRVSVSFSLAKAAHRERAYYTCLRYIVAHSVIEHMQCPTFIMDIDLRVTANFPAVVRDLADYDIGLRMDGFPGQGTRQIRGEPWTINAQSMYISGKAPGIEFLRIIQEYIAAAYDPANLSNWTVDQCAIAQAFSWLNSYVPNLRTKNLTFAPALFDTSQSYPTKDAFLRANPITYEGILALAAGAEDGRAAS; encoded by the coding sequence TTGACGCAGAACGAAGTCTCGTCGCCGGCTTCGCTGATCGCCACCGCCGTGCGGCTGCGGGATCGCGGTAATATCGGCGGGGCGCTCACGCTGTTCCGCCAGGTCGATCTCGGCGTGTTCGCGACCGTCAGGGCGGACCTCGCGCGGACGTACATCATCGCCGGGGAGGAGCAGCTCGCGCGCGCCGTGCTGGTGGAAGGCGCGGGCGACGCCGCGCACCAGCCGAACGCGCTGGAATATTGCATCCTGTGCCGTGATGTCGGCCTGTACGACGAGGAACAGCGCATCCTGGAGGCTCTGATAGCCGCCGAGCCCGACAATCTGGAGGCGCTCTACCGCCTCGCCTATCTTCTCGCACGGAAGCGGTACGATGTGGAGGCGATCGCCATTCTGGATCGGCTGACCGCCATCGGCTATCATGGCGGGGACGGGGCGTTCGCCCTGGCGATCCTGTACCTTGCCCGCGAGCAGTGGCAGGCGGCCGCGGCGCATTTTGCCGTGGCCTACGGGCAGCAGGCGGGCAGCGCGGCGGACCCGGGGGTGCGGGATGCCTATGCGCAGTCCCACGCCAACCCCAACCGCTTCGCGGCGTTCGAGATGGTCTATGCGGCGTTCCGGGACGATTATTTCCCGCTGCTCGTCGGCGTGAAGTTCACCGCGGCGGAGGCCAGATCCTACGACATCAGCATCACGCGCGCATGGAACAGCCTGCGATCGCGCGAGGCGGCGGCGGCGCTGATCGCGCGGGATCGCGCGGCGAACGGACGATCGGCGACGAACTGCTGCCTCTCCGCCCACGAGGCGTGGCTGGGCGGGGATCGTCTGCTCGCCGATCGGGAGTATCAGGCGGCAAAGGCGCTCTACCACCTGCACGGCGTCATCCCGTTTCATTCGAATTGCGGATCGATGGTCTGGCTTCCGGAGAACGACCTGTTCGCCGCGATCCTGACGGGCAGCGCGCGTTCAGAGGAGGGTGGTGCGGAGTTCTTCTGGCCGGCGCGCCCGACCGGCAAGAACCCGATCACCTTCCTGGTCGCCTGCGATGCCGGCTATTTCTCCTTCTTCCCGTCCTTCCTCGAATCCATCATCCATCTGCAGAACGAGTTCGAGGGCGCGCGGCAGCTGCACGTCCACTGCCATGTCGTCGACGCGACGGACGAGCAGGTCGCGCTGCTCCGGCAGTTGCAGGAGGCTTCGCGCAGGGTGTCCGTCTCGTTCAGCCTGGCGAAGGCCGCGCACCGGGAGCGGGCTTACTATACGTGCCTGCGGTACATCGTCGCCCATTCCGTGATCGAGCATATGCAATGCCCGACGTTCATCATGGATATCGACCTGAGGGTGACGGCCAACTTCCCCGCCGTGGTGCGCGATCTGGCCGACTACGATATCGGGCTGCGCATGGATGGCTTTCCCGGGCAGGGCACCCGGCAGATCCGCGGCGAGCCGTGGACGATCAATGCGCAGAGCATGTATATTTCGGGCAAGGCGCCCGGCATCGAGTTTCTGAGGATCATCCAGGAATATATCGCCGCCGCCTACGATCCGGCCAACCTGTCCAACTGGACGGTGGACCAGTGCGCGATCGCCCAGGCATTCTCATGGCTCAACAGCTACGTGCCCAATTTGCGGACGAAGAACCTCACCTTTGCGCCGGCGCTGTTCGACACGTCGCAATCCTATCCCACGAAGGACGCGTTCCTGCGTGCGAACCCGATCACCTACGAGGGCATATTGGCGCTTGCCGCGGGCGCTGAGGATGGCCGCGCCGCATCGTAG